A window of Syntrophaceae bacterium genomic DNA:
GGACGCGGAGCGCCTCGTGCAGGAAACCCTCACCTACAGCGCCGCGGAGCTTGCCGGCTTCAAGGACCTCCGGGAGCAGCTTCCCCTGCGCGAGGCGGGCCTTCGGGCATTCATCGAGAAGAACGGCATCGACATGAAATCGGTCGATCTCGTCATCAGCCGCGGCGGGCTGGGACGCCCCGCCCCGGCGGGCGCCTACGCCATCGACGAGGCCATGTGCGAGGACCTCATGGAGGGCCGCTACGGCAAGCACCCCTCTGCCCTGGGGCCGTCGATGGCGATGGGCCTTGCGCGGCAGTACGGCATTCCCGCCGTCGTGATCGACCCGCCGAGCACCGACGAGTTCCAGCCCCTGGCCCGCGTGTCGGGCCTGCCCGAGATCGAGCGCAAGAGCGCCTTTCACGCCCTGAACCAGAAGGCCGCGGCGCGCAGGGCAGCCGCGAAGCTCGGGAAACGCTACGAGGAGGTCAACCTCGTCGTCGCCCACCTGGGCGGGGGAATCACCATCGGGGCCCACAACCGGGGCCGGGTGATCGACTGCACGCACGGCCTGACCGAGGGGCCCTTCTCGCCCGAGCGGGCCGGGGCCCTGCCGACGCAGGACCTGCTCGACCTGGCCGGCCGCATGGGCCCGAAGGACCTGTCGAAAAGGCTCGTGGGCCAGGGGGGGCTTGCGGCCTACCTGGGGACGACAGACGCCGTGAAGGTCGAGGCGGCCGTGAAGGCCGGCGACGCGAAGGCCGAGCTGATCTACCGGGCCATGGCCTACCAGGTCGCCAAGGACATCGGCGCCATGGCGGCCGTCCTGGCGGGCGAGGTCGACGCCGTCGTCCTGACCGGGGGGCTTGCCCACTCGGGGATGCTCACCGGGTGGGTCGGGAAGCAGGTGCAGTTCATCGCCCCGGTCTGCATCTTTCCCGGGGAGGACGAGATGGAGGCCATGGCCGAGGGCGCCCTGCGGATCCTGCGCGGCGAGGAGACCCCTCGAACATACCAGCCCTGAGCTGCTGTGGCGATGTGTCCCGCTCAGCTCTGCTTGACCAGGATAATGCCGATCACCGCGAGGGCGATCCCCAGGATCCGCTGGGGGGTCGCCGCCTCGCCGAGGACGAGAATGCCGAGGGCGGCCGTCAGGATCGGATAGGATGCCGTGATGGGGACCACCTGGGAGATCATCCCGGTGCGCAGCACGTAAAAGTAGGTCCACATGGCCAGAAGGCCTGCCATGATCCCCGTCGCGGCGAAGATGGTGTAGTTTTTCATCGAGACCTTCGCAAACTCCTGGAAGCGGCCCGTCACCAGCAGGAATGCCGCCAGGACGATCGTCACGGCGGCGCTGCGGATGAAGACGCCGATGGTGGGGTCGACCTCGCGGAGACCGATCTTCTCCAACAGGGGCGTCGTACCCCAGAGAAGCATCGTGACGACGAGAAGGCCGATGTTCACAAGCTCTGCATGGGTCATGGGCTGCCCTCCTTGACGGGGATCTCCCTGATGGCCTTACTTAACCCGTTTCACCGGCCCCGGCAAGAGGGGCCTTCTGGCACGGTCCAGTCCCGCCTCAGCTTGAGGGTTTATTTCACGCTCCCGCTGTGCTACACCATCGTCACGCAGCCCTTCCGTCAATTCCCTCTCCATCGGCGGAAGAGCCCTTTCTTCCCTCTCCCTTGGGAGGCTGTGTCGCAATAGGGAGTAGGGGCTGAGTTCTTTGACAAAAAAATATCCGTAACGCACCTCGAAGGATCGCCAACCCCGGCCCGGTGTGCTAGAGTGCTCCGCGAAAGGAGATGCGCTCATGGCCTATCGAACCGGCGACCGTCTGCAACTGGGGCTGCTGCCCGCCAGCATCGAGGACTACGTGTCCCCCGAGGACCCGGTACGGGCCTACGATGCCTTCGTGGAGGCCTTGGATCTGCCGCAACTGGGCATCGAGGTGGACCCCAACCAGGTCGGCAACGCCGCCTACGATCCGCGCGCGATGCTCAAGCTGCTGGTCTACGGCTACTCCTACGGGGTACGCAGTTCCCGCAAGCTCGAACGGGAGTGCCACCACAACCTGGCCTTTGTGTGGCTGATGGCCGGGCTGAGGCCCGACCACAAGACCATCGCGGAGTTTAGGCGCAACCACAAGGCGGCCCTCAAGCAGGTGCTCCGGCACTGCGCCCGGCTCTGCATCAAGCTCGACCTAATCGCGGGCAACGTGCTGTTTGTCGACGGCACAAAGATCCGGGCCAATGCCTCACGCTACCGCAGCCATGACCGGGCCTGGTACGAGAAGAAGCTGGCCGATCTGGATCGGCGCATCGAGCAGCTGTTGCAGGACTGCGAGGCCATCGACCGCCGGGAGCGGCACATGGACTCGTACGTGGCGATGCGAAAGGACCTTGCCCAGACGAACACGCTCAAGGACCGGGTCCAGGAGGCCCTGCGGGGCTTCGAGGGAGGCAGCCACCGGCACGTCAACCTCACCGACCCGGACTGCGCCCTGATGAAGAGCGTCCAGGGCAGCCACGCGGCCTACAACGTCCAGTTGGTGGTGGATGACAAGCAGGGGCTTCTGCTGCAGGCCGATGCCGTCGAAGAGACCAGTGATGTCAACCAGTTCGCCCGGCAGATCGAGGC
This region includes:
- the buk gene encoding butyrate kinase, yielding MEKTRHILAVNVGSTSTKVAFYRDAERLVQETLTYSAAELAGFKDLREQLPLREAGLRAFIEKNGIDMKSVDLVISRGGLGRPAPAGAYAIDEAMCEDLMEGRYGKHPSALGPSMAMGLARQYGIPAVVIDPPSTDEFQPLARVSGLPEIERKSAFHALNQKAAARRAAAKLGKRYEEVNLVVAHLGGGITIGAHNRGRVIDCTHGLTEGPFSPERAGALPTQDLLDLAGRMGPKDLSKRLVGQGGLAAYLGTTDAVKVEAAVKAGDAKAELIYRAMAYQVAKDIGAMAAVLAGEVDAVVLTGGLAHSGMLTGWVGKQVQFIAPVCIFPGEDEMEAMAEGALRILRGEETPRTYQP
- a CDS encoding EamA family transporter, whose product is MTHAELVNIGLLVVTMLLWGTTPLLEKIGLREVDPTIGVFIRSAAVTIVLAAFLLVTGRFQEFAKVSMKNYTIFAATGIMAGLLAMWTYFYVLRTGMISQVVPITASYPILTAALGILVLGEAATPQRILGIALAVIGIILVKQS
- a CDS encoding IS1182 family transposase, with protein sequence MAYRTGDRLQLGLLPASIEDYVSPEDPVRAYDAFVEALDLPQLGIEVDPNQVGNAAYDPRAMLKLLVYGYSYGVRSSRKLERECHHNLAFVWLMAGLRPDHKTIAEFRRNHKAALKQVLRHCARLCIKLDLIAGNVLFVDGTKIRANASRYRSHDRAWYEKKLADLDRRIEQLLQDCEAIDRRERHMDSYVAMRKDLAQTNTLKDRVQEALRGFEGGSHRHVNLTDPDCALMKSVQGSHAAYNVQLVVDDKQGLLLQADAVEETSDVNQFARQIEAANALLESPCETACADAGYADTAELEKIDRQGIRVIVPSQRQARKEPEKPFSKSHFAYDPEQDDYSCPEGHRLRYESTEKRTGKRHYVITDAAICHACRHYGSCTQARRGRKIIRLPNEEVKLRLEAQYEEAASQAVYERRKTRAEHPFGHIKRNLKVDAFLLRGLEGARAEVSMLASCFNVARLISLLGVNGLIERLRALGRPCFAPA